The Chryseobacterium phocaeense genome includes the window CAGGTCACCAACAAAAGTTTTCAGAATCCCGGTGCCCTGGTGTACGTATAGAAGTTCATCACATTCAGCGTTTTTATAGAAATAATCCATAGATTTTCTCGGCTTGGATAATCCCATTTTCAGGTCATTGTTCATCAGAAGGATCTTTCTGCTGTCCATAAAATCGTCCTCAGGCGTTACATTCATTCCCTTAAACATTCTCGGAGCCACATTTTTCTCTACCGCAATCTTTGGTGTCACATCTTTGGCCGGACCAATGGATTTTATCTGGGTTGGGCGGTGTATATGATAAAGCAGTGAGGAAATTCCGTGAAAGCCTTCTGTTCCGAAAAGCTGTTCATAGTAAAATTTATCTTCCGGTGATTTAAAAATCGTATGTCTTTTTGGTGGGATGTTTCCCGCGTGATGATATCTCATTTTACTTTTATATGTAGTTTCTCAAATTTAGTCATTTTTCGCGAATTGATTTCAACAACATTTATCATGGTGTTTGGTAATTCAAAAATAATTGTTAGATTTGTCTAACAATTTTGATTTCATGAAGCGAATACTATTTTTTTCTGTTTTTTTATCCTCTTTTTGTTTTGCTCAGGAAAGCGACAGCCTGAATGTACAGCAACCTTTACAAAGAGATTCTGCAGCAGTGCCCAAAGCAAGTGTGAAAACCAATGCTATTGATGATGTGGTGATGACCGGAAGTTTAAAACCGTTCAGCAGGTCAAAAAGTCCTGTTGCTGTAGAGGTGTACAGCCAGAAGTTTTTCCAGAAAAATCCTACTCCAAGTATTTTTGAAGCCATTGCCATGGTGAATGGAGTAAAACCTCAGCTGAACTGTTCCGTTTGTAATACCGGAGACATTCATATCAATGGTCTGGAAGGGCCTTATACCATGATCCTGATCGATGGAATGCCTATCGTAAGTTCACTTTCAACGGTATATGGTTTAAGCGGAATTCCCAACAGCCTTGTTGACAGGATTGAGGTGGTAAAAGGTCCGGCCTCTTCTATTTATGGTTCTGAAGCCATGGGGGGCGTGATCAATATTATCACTAAAAATGCGCTGACCGCTCCAAAATTAAGTGTAGATCTGATGACCAGCACCTGGAGTGAAAATAATCTTGATCTTTCAACAAAATTCAATGTTGGTAAAAATGCGGCAGCACTGTTAAGTTTAAATTATTTCAGTTTTAAGGAAAGAATAGATCAGAACAAAGACAATTTTACCGATTCGGCATTGCAGAGCAGGATTTCTGTTTTTAATAAATGGAATTTCCAGCGAAAGGAAAACCGCCAGGCAAGTTTTGCCCTGAGATATCTGTATGAAGACCGTTTCGGAGGCGAGATGCAGTGGAACAAGTCTTACCGTGGAAGCGGTGATGTATACGGTGAAAGTATTTATACCAACAGAGCGGAAGTTTTTGGACTGTATCAATGGCCTTTAAAGGAATATATTGTGACCCAGTTTTCCTATAACTACCATGACCAGAATTCTTTTTATGGCAGCAATCCCTATGATGCCCTTCAGAAAGTAGCATTTGCACAGACTTACTGGAGTAAAAAAATAGGGCAGCATGATCTTACAGGAGGAATTACATTTAAAAGAACATTTTATGATGACAATACACCCGGAACTTTGTCTTCAGACGGAATCACAAATGCACCGATGAAGTCTCCGATCTGGGGAGCTTTTGTTCAGGACCAATGGGATATCAATGATAAGCATACGTTATTGGTTGGATATCGTTTTGATTATGACAAGATCCACCACGAAGTTCATTCCCCAAGATTTGCATGGAAATTTTCCCCGAACCCTTACCACACTTTACGATTCAATTTTGGAACCGGATTCAGGGTGGTGAATCTGTTTACGGAAGATCATGCGGCACTCACAGGCTCGCGGGAAGTAGTGATCAAATCTGATCTGAAGCCAGAGAGATCAGTCAATGGAAATTTAAATTATATCTGGAAAATTCCGGTGGGAAGCCGTATGCTGCAATTGGATGCTTCTGCATTTTACACCTATTTCAGCAATAAGATCGTAGGGGATTTTGATACGGATCCTGATAAAATTATTTATGATAACCTCCACGGATACGGAATTTCAAGGGGTGCTTCACTGAATGTAGATTACAACTTCAATTTCCCACTGAGCATTAATCTGGGGGTGACTTATCTTGATGTATATCAGAAATTTGACGGTGAGACTGAAAAATCACAACAGCTTCATGCACCAAAGTGGAGTGGGACCTATAATCTTTCCTATAAGTTCCCGCATAACCTGACGGTGGATTTTACAGGACAATTCTACGGACCGATGAGGCTTCCTGTATTACCGAATGACTACCGTCCGGAGTATTCACCTTTTTATTCTTTGGCCAATATCCAGGTTTCCAAAAGCTTCAGATCAGGCTTTGAAGTATATTGCGGGATTAAAAACCTTTTCAATTTCACCCCGAAAGATCCATTGATGAGACCGTTTGACCCGTTTGATAAATATGTGGACGACCCTGTAAACAATCCCAACCATTATACTTTTGATACGGCATATGGCTATGCTCCTATGCAGAAGATCAGAGGTTTTCTGGGGGTAAAATATACTTTGAAATGAGAATTTTTATTTTATTTTTAATGTTAGTGCCCTGTTTTTATCTGTCTCAGATGAAGACAGGCACTTTTTCCGATCTTGAATCCCTGATGGAAAAAGATCCGAAACCTGTCATCATCCATTTGTATACAGACTGGTGCTCAGTCTGTAAAATGGAGAAATATAATCTGAATAAAGACAAAGAAGCTGTAGATCTGGTTAATGACAATTTTTATCTGGTCAATTTTGAAGCTGAAAAAACGAAGGAAAAGATAACGTTTCAGGGAAAAGAGTTCGGATATCTGCCGAATGGAAGTTCAGGAATTCATGAGCTGGCTCTGGCGCTGTCCAGAAATAAGGATCAGCCTGTCTATCCTTTGTGGATCATTCTTGATAAAGATCAGAAACTGGTATACTACCATGAAGGCATGCTGAAGCCAGAAACCATGAAGCAGAAACTTCTGGAAATTTCTGCTTTGTAGCTTTTGTTGGACAATGTCAGAACGAAATCTTTGCCCCTGCAATGACGGGGTGCTCACTAAACACATTAAGGAATAGCTGAAAATCTTCGATTTTGAAACTTAAATCTAAAGTTTGGGTATAATAATTTTCTTCTCGCGCAGATTGTG containing:
- a CDS encoding thioredoxin family protein; its protein translation is MKTGTFSDLESLMEKDPKPVIIHLYTDWCSVCKMEKYNLNKDKEAVDLVNDNFYLVNFEAEKTKEKITFQGKEFGYLPNGSSGIHELALALSRNKDQPVYPLWIILDKDQKLVYYHEGMLKPETMKQKLLEISAL
- a CDS encoding TonB-dependent receptor plug domain-containing protein, which encodes MKRILFFSVFLSSFCFAQESDSLNVQQPLQRDSAAVPKASVKTNAIDDVVMTGSLKPFSRSKSPVAVEVYSQKFFQKNPTPSIFEAIAMVNGVKPQLNCSVCNTGDIHINGLEGPYTMILIDGMPIVSSLSTVYGLSGIPNSLVDRIEVVKGPASSIYGSEAMGGVINIITKNALTAPKLSVDLMTSTWSENNLDLSTKFNVGKNAAALLSLNYFSFKERIDQNKDNFTDSALQSRISVFNKWNFQRKENRQASFALRYLYEDRFGGEMQWNKSYRGSGDVYGESIYTNRAEVFGLYQWPLKEYIVTQFSYNYHDQNSFYGSNPYDALQKVAFAQTYWSKKIGQHDLTGGITFKRTFYDDNTPGTLSSDGITNAPMKSPIWGAFVQDQWDINDKHTLLVGYRFDYDKIHHEVHSPRFAWKFSPNPYHTLRFNFGTGFRVVNLFTEDHAALTGSREVVIKSDLKPERSVNGNLNYIWKIPVGSRMLQLDASAFYTYFSNKIVGDFDTDPDKIIYDNLHGYGISRGASLNVDYNFNFPLSINLGVTYLDVYQKFDGETEKSQQLHAPKWSGTYNLSYKFPHNLTVDFTGQFYGPMRLPVLPNDYRPEYSPFYSLANIQVSKSFRSGFEVYCGIKNLFNFTPKDPLMRPFDPFDKYVDDPVNNPNHYTFDTAYGYAPMQKIRGFLGVKYTLK